One stretch of Pradoshia sp. D12 DNA includes these proteins:
- the fliS gene encoding flagellar export chaperone FliS, translated as MAIQNPYQAYQTNTVTTASPGELTLMLYNGCLKFIKAARVAMESKQIQARHENLLKAQNIISELRITLNMDMEISQNMMAMYDYINSRLIEANTKNNPAMLDEAEELVLEFRDTWKQAIQLNRQKQYSTGGQA; from the coding sequence ATGGCAATACAAAATCCGTATCAGGCTTATCAAACGAATACTGTTACCACTGCTTCACCGGGAGAATTAACGCTTATGCTGTATAATGGATGCCTGAAATTTATTAAAGCTGCACGAGTTGCGATGGAGTCGAAACAAATCCAGGCCAGACATGAGAATCTTCTAAAGGCGCAAAATATCATTAGTGAATTACGAATCACTTTAAATATGGATATGGAGATCTCACAAAATATGATGGCGATGTATGATTATATCAACAGTCGGTTGATAGAGGCGAATACAAAAAATAATCCTGCTATGTTGGATGAGGCGGAGGAGTTAGTTTTAGAGTTTCGTGATACATGGAAGCAGGCTATTCAACTTAATCGACAAAAGCAATATTCCACAGGCGGACAAGCCTGA
- the hag gene encoding flagellin Hag produces MIINHNITALNTHRQLGAATNAQAGSMEKLASGQRINKAGDDAAGLSISEKMRGQIRGLDQASRNAQDDISLIQTAEGALSETHSILQRQRELIVQAGNGGSLETEDLTAIRDEIAELNKELDGIAERTEFNGKKLLDGSFKSDFQIGANAGQTLSIEIKSADGEATTPPTPVASKGFSSEHLDVKDLDPDGTSTNFDNDIAKVDAAINLVSSARSKLGANQNRLEHTINNLNNSSENLTAAESRIRDVDMAKEMMEQTKNSILSQAAQAMLAQANQQPQGVLQLLR; encoded by the coding sequence ATGATTATCAATCACAATATCACAGCATTAAACACACACCGTCAATTGGGTGCGGCTACAAATGCACAAGCAGGATCAATGGAGAAATTGGCTTCTGGACAACGTATTAATAAAGCTGGTGATGATGCAGCAGGCCTTTCAATCTCTGAAAAAATGCGTGGGCAAATTCGTGGATTAGATCAAGCATCTCGTAATGCCCAAGATGATATATCTTTGATTCAAACAGCTGAAGGTGCTTTAAGTGAAACTCACTCTATCCTACAACGTCAACGTGAATTGATTGTACAAGCAGGTAATGGAGGTTCACTTGAAACAGAAGATTTAACGGCTATTAGGGATGAAATTGCAGAGTTGAATAAAGAACTTGATGGGATTGCTGAACGTACTGAGTTTAATGGTAAGAAACTATTAGATGGTAGCTTCAAATCGGACTTCCAGATTGGTGCTAATGCAGGGCAAACCCTTTCTATAGAAATAAAATCTGCTGATGGCGAGGCGACTACTCCACCAACACCTGTTGCTTCTAAAGGATTCAGTTCAGAGCATTTAGATGTTAAAGATTTAGATCCGGATGGTACATCAACAAATTTTGATAATGATATTGCTAAAGTAGATGCTGCTATTAATTTAGTATCAAGTGCGCGCTCTAAACTGGGTGCAAACCAAAACCGTTTAGAGCACACAATCAATAACTTAAACAATTCTAGTGAAAACCTGACTGCTGCAGAATCTCGTATCCGTGACGTAGACATGGCGAAAGAAATGATGGAGCAAACAAAGAATTCTATTCTTTCTCAAGCAGCACAAGCAATGTTGGCTCAAGCTAACCAACAACCACAAGGAGTTTTACAACTTCTTCGTTAA
- a CDS encoding ComF family protein, producing the protein MKIFQSSLCLYCHSPIRESAGWANIFFLEEADLLCLACRSRLISIQGNTCVICCKPLQTGDKCPDCEEWLVDPMFGQALDYNVSLYTYNPFMKDVIARFKYRGDYELARIFAAELRKKAPKAHFVIPIPLSDERLNERGFNQAVAIGMMAGMVLENGLVRVHGEKQSKKSRYDRIHTEQVFRIHPKASDFQDKTILILDDIYTTGTTLRHAGALLKEAGAKRIISLTIAR; encoded by the coding sequence TTGAAGATTTTCCAATCATCACTTTGTCTATATTGTCACAGCCCTATTCGTGAGAGTGCAGGCTGGGCGAATATCTTCTTTTTAGAGGAGGCTGATTTGCTCTGTCTGGCCTGTCGCTCCAGGCTTATTTCGATTCAGGGGAATACGTGTGTGATTTGCTGTAAACCGCTTCAGACGGGAGACAAATGTCCGGATTGTGAAGAATGGCTGGTGGATCCCATGTTTGGTCAAGCACTTGATTATAATGTCTCCTTATATACCTATAATCCGTTTATGAAGGATGTGATTGCCCGATTTAAATATCGGGGTGATTATGAATTGGCACGTATATTTGCTGCCGAACTGCGTAAAAAAGCGCCGAAGGCTCATTTTGTCATTCCGATTCCGCTGAGTGACGAGCGCCTGAACGAGCGTGGGTTTAATCAGGCTGTAGCAATCGGTATGATGGCTGGAATGGTCTTGGAAAATGGGTTAGTTCGTGTACATGGTGAAAAACAGTCTAAGAAGAGTCGGTATGATCGTATCCACACTGAACAGGTCTTTCGTATCCATCCTAAAGCCTCAGATTTTCAGGACAAAACGATTCTTATACTGGATGATATTTATACGACAGGCACCACCTTGAGGCATGCTGGTGCGCTTTTAAAGGAGGCGGGGGCAAAAAGGATCATTTCTTTGACGATTGCACGATAA
- a CDS encoding flagellar protein FlgN, translating to MSAQSIIQTLQQLVDLHRELNKMAQEKTEAIKAEELKSLSSLLVQERKLVVAIERLENVRQSDVHAFLREKGVQNGTALLSECIQYASENVRTELTSLGAELREEIMSLKERNELNQQLIYQSLQFVNLNLNLMLPENESYTYDRPQDPEGARKPSKSLFDSKA from the coding sequence ATGTCAGCTCAATCTATCATTCAAACCCTTCAGCAGCTGGTCGATCTGCACAGAGAATTGAACAAAATGGCTCAGGAAAAAACAGAGGCCATTAAAGCAGAAGAGTTAAAGTCGTTAAGCAGTCTGCTTGTTCAGGAGAGGAAGCTAGTCGTTGCGATTGAACGGCTTGAGAATGTGCGGCAGAGTGATGTACATGCCTTTCTTAGAGAAAAGGGCGTGCAGAATGGAACCGCACTCTTATCAGAATGTATTCAATATGCTTCGGAAAACGTGCGAACAGAACTTACCAGCCTGGGCGCTGAATTGCGAGAAGAGATTATGAGTTTAAAAGAGCGGAATGAATTAAATCAGCAGTTAATCTATCAATCTCTTCAATTTGTGAATCTGAATTTAAATCTTATGTTACCAGAGAATGAGAGCTATACATACGACAGGCCACAGGATCCAGAGGGTGCAAGAAAACCAAGTAAATCGCTATTTGATTCGAAGGCCTAA
- a CDS encoding TIGR03826 family flagellar region protein, translated as MNELTNCPTCQALFVKNQFRDVCESCYKKEEAIYNDVYHYIRKRENRTATIVQVVKATSVDESLLMRFIRSGKLRITSNPNLGYACEHCGSLIREGRFCADCRDDLQADLVRHERDEVLYKEIEERERQMTYYRKTH; from the coding sequence ATGAATGAATTGACCAACTGTCCGACTTGCCAGGCTCTATTCGTGAAAAATCAATTCAGAGATGTATGTGAGAGCTGCTATAAAAAAGAAGAGGCCATTTATAATGATGTATACCATTATATCCGTAAGCGAGAGAACCGCACGGCAACGATTGTTCAGGTGGTGAAGGCAACTAGTGTAGATGAATCTTTATTAATGAGATTTATCAGGAGTGGAAAGCTGCGTATTACATCCAACCCTAATTTGGGCTATGCCTGTGAGCATTGCGGTTCCCTCATTCGCGAGGGCCGCTTTTGTGCAGACTGCAGGGATGATCTTCAGGCAGACCTTGTGAGGCATGAACGGGATGAGGTACTCTATAAAGAGATAGAGGAACGTGAGCGCCAAATGACCTATTACCGAAAAACGCACTAA
- the flgM gene encoding flagellar biosynthesis anti-sigma factor FlgM — protein MKINHLNQYGVNPYQKAVNKADTSMKPSQLADKVEISSKAKELQQLSSVEVERQAKIDEIKKQIENGTYQVNVNETAKGVLDFYSKN, from the coding sequence ATGAAAATTAATCATCTTAATCAATATGGCGTAAATCCGTACCAAAAGGCAGTTAATAAAGCCGATACCTCCATGAAGCCTTCTCAGCTTGCCGATAAAGTGGAAATTTCCAGTAAAGCGAAAGAATTGCAACAGCTATCGAGTGTAGAGGTTGAGCGTCAGGCTAAAATAGACGAAATTAAAAAGCAGATAGAGAACGGCACCTATCAAGTGAATGTCAATGAAACAGCAAAAGGCGTATTGGATTTTTACTCAAAAAACTAA
- the flaG gene encoding flagellar protein FlaG has product MNSISADVGYLAPQSFTKSSVPIKEQALIQNVIPQQEQSPMTDVQMKEKLTETTEAMNKFIGPMHASLKFELHEDLNEYYVTVVDDATGNVLREIPPKKMLDMYAAMVENMALFVDRKV; this is encoded by the coding sequence GTGAATAGTATTTCGGCTGATGTTGGTTATTTGGCTCCACAGTCTTTTACTAAAAGTTCTGTTCCTATAAAAGAGCAGGCTTTGATTCAAAATGTTATTCCTCAACAAGAACAGTCACCTATGACAGATGTACAAATGAAAGAGAAGCTAACAGAAACAACGGAAGCTATGAATAAATTTATAGGACCGATGCATGCGTCTTTAAAATTTGAGCTTCACGAGGATCTAAATGAATATTATGTAACCGTGGTTGATGACGCAACAGGCAATGTGCTACGTGAAATTCCTCCAAAGAAGATGCTTGATATGTATGCAGCTATGGTAGAGAACATGGCTTTGTTTGTAGACAGAAAAGTTTAA
- a CDS encoding carbon storage regulator yields the protein MLVLGRRPGEFIKIGDDIIVKVVKSEDGHLRLAIDAPKHVKITRGELLDNQQNK from the coding sequence ATGCTAGTACTTGGTAGAAGACCTGGTGAATTTATAAAAATTGGCGATGACATCATCGTTAAGGTCGTTAAAAGTGAAGATGGACACCTTCGCTTAGCTATTGATGCCCCCAAACACGTAAAAATTACGCGTGGGGAACTATTGGATAACCAACAAAACAAATAG
- the fliD gene encoding flagellar filament capping protein FliD, producing the protein MRISGLASGIDTDTMVKQLMQAERIPLDKLKQNKQTLEWKRDDYRSINTLLTNFRQDVLNMKLSSSYRSRTTSSTNDAAVTATATSGASATSYQLSDVKLAKAASLTTIELSGKNPKMDSSKPLESMSGNFSSAIEWKTGVVETQKFTANGSSIDLKLPDTVAIQNDQVQIKVAGKVLEQYSKDADGKDVRNYSIDKGIITFENNIPASGSAIEVNYVTNKKVEKISIAKDATSFQLSKVAIIEGSMTLKVGGKSVTIDENGDFSVGTISGTVNFKTGKVDLKTAASEDIEIEAEYTKKYTAMNMKTTTSSGEMSETFFITSDQSLDNVISKVNSSKLGLNMFYDSFTDKISMTRKETGTFSTDLKDIQIDNSSLAQALQLTSADYKAGSNALLKINGLETQRASNTFTMNGVTFTLKSEFTEAVTVGINNDTTKVYDNIKGFVDKYNELIATIQSKVSEERNRNYLPLTDDERDSLSEKEVEKWENIAKTGMLRNDSILNGALDSMRGSFYSSVNTSTGMYSSLSSIGITTTSDYMAGGKLEINETKLKQALEDDPESVEALFASEDGILSKLQKNISAATDQLKARAGTSLSTNATFTMGRDLTNIDDRISRFEDRLVQVENRYYKQFTAMEKAIQQANSQSGYLSSMFATG; encoded by the coding sequence ATGCGTATTTCCGGTTTAGCTAGTGGTATAGATACCGATACGATGGTTAAACAGCTGATGCAGGCTGAAAGAATCCCTTTAGATAAATTAAAGCAAAATAAACAGACACTTGAGTGGAAACGTGATGATTACCGTTCTATCAATACACTGTTAACGAATTTTCGCCAAGATGTATTGAATATGAAGCTGAGTTCTTCCTATCGTTCCAGAACGACAAGCAGTACAAATGATGCAGCGGTTACAGCCACCGCAACATCTGGCGCGAGCGCAACCAGTTATCAATTATCCGATGTTAAACTAGCGAAAGCTGCTTCTCTTACAACTATAGAATTGTCTGGTAAAAATCCAAAAATGGATTCCAGTAAACCCCTAGAGTCCATGTCGGGCAACTTTTCTTCAGCTATCGAATGGAAAACAGGTGTGGTCGAAACACAAAAGTTTACGGCCAACGGGTCATCCATTGATCTTAAATTACCTGACACTGTAGCTATTCAAAATGATCAGGTTCAAATAAAAGTGGCAGGAAAAGTGTTGGAGCAATATTCGAAGGATGCCGATGGTAAGGACGTTAGAAATTATTCAATTGATAAAGGAATTATTACATTCGAAAATAATATACCTGCATCAGGGTCAGCCATCGAAGTAAACTATGTAACCAATAAAAAGGTAGAAAAAATCTCTATAGCTAAAGATGCCACAAGCTTTCAACTTTCTAAAGTAGCCATTATTGAAGGGTCTATGACCCTGAAAGTTGGGGGTAAATCTGTTACGATTGACGAAAATGGAGACTTTAGTGTTGGTACTATATCTGGTACGGTAAATTTCAAAACAGGTAAGGTTGATCTTAAAACTGCTGCAAGTGAGGATATAGAAATAGAGGCTGAGTATACGAAAAAATATACTGCCATGAACATGAAGACTACAACCTCAAGTGGAGAGATGAGTGAAACATTCTTCATTACTTCTGATCAATCTCTGGATAACGTAATCAGTAAAGTGAATTCATCAAAGCTTGGATTAAACATGTTCTATGATTCATTTACAGACAAAATATCTATGACAAGAAAAGAAACAGGTACCTTTTCCACAGATTTGAAGGATATTCAAATAGATAATTCATCATTAGCTCAAGCCCTTCAATTGACTTCAGCTGATTACAAAGCAGGTTCCAATGCGTTATTAAAAATTAATGGTTTAGAGACTCAGCGGGCAAGTAACACATTCACTATGAATGGTGTCACATTCACGCTTAAGAGTGAATTTACTGAAGCGGTTACGGTTGGAATTAACAATGATACTACTAAAGTGTACGACAACATAAAGGGCTTTGTAGATAAATACAATGAATTAATTGCAACAATCCAAAGTAAGGTCAGCGAGGAACGTAACCGAAACTATTTACCTTTAACAGATGATGAACGTGATAGCTTGAGTGAAAAAGAGGTTGAGAAATGGGAAAATATTGCGAAGACAGGAATGCTGCGCAATGATTCTATTTTAAATGGAGCTTTAGATTCCATGCGGGGGAGCTTTTATAGCTCGGTTAATACATCAACAGGTATGTATTCATCCTTAAGCAGCATCGGAATCACGACAACCTCTGATTACATGGCAGGCGGTAAACTCGAAATCAATGAAACCAAATTAAAACAGGCTTTAGAGGATGATCCTGAAAGTGTAGAAGCTTTATTTGCTTCGGAGGATGGGATTCTATCAAAGCTGCAGAAAAATATATCTGCAGCTACTGACCAGCTGAAGGCAAGAGCGGGAACCTCATTGTCGACCAATGCTACGTTTACGATGGGAAGAGATTTAACCAATATTGATGATCGTATTAGTCGATTTGAGGACAGGCTAGTCCAGGTAGAGAATCGCTACTATAAACAATTCACTGCGATGGAAAAAGCAATTCAACAGGCAAACAGCCAATCAGGATATTTATCATCGATGTTTGCGACTGGTTAA
- a CDS encoding flagellin, which translates to MIINHNIAAINTHRQFGVANNAQSSSMEKLSSGLRINRAGDDAAGLSISEKMRGQIRGLEQSSRNAQDGISLIQTAEGALNEVHSITQRMRELAVQSANDTNIAEDRAALKDEFDALATEVGRINTDTEFNKQKLLDGTAGNAGVLSMHVGANKDQVIQVDLTSVKLDDIQAAIADADISNQTGAEAAIATLDENIAKISTGRSKLGAYQNRLEHSIANLDNAAENLTAAESRIRDVDMAKEMMEQTRSSILSQAAQAMLAQANQTPQNVLQLLR; encoded by the coding sequence ATGATTATCAATCACAATATCGCAGCAATTAATACGCACCGCCAATTTGGTGTAGCGAACAACGCACAATCCAGTTCAATGGAAAAATTGTCTTCAGGTCTTCGTATAAACCGTGCCGGAGATGACGCAGCTGGTCTATCTATTTCCGAAAAAATGCGAGGTCAAATCCGCGGATTAGAGCAATCTTCTCGTAACGCTCAAGATGGTATTTCTTTGATCCAAACAGCTGAAGGTGCTCTTAACGAGGTACATTCAATTACTCAACGTATGCGTGAATTGGCCGTGCAATCTGCGAACGATACTAACATTGCAGAAGACAGAGCAGCTTTGAAAGATGAGTTTGATGCCTTGGCTACAGAAGTTGGACGTATTAATACTGATACAGAATTCAATAAACAAAAATTACTTGATGGTACTGCTGGTAATGCAGGTGTTCTATCTATGCATGTTGGTGCGAATAAAGATCAAGTTATCCAAGTTGATTTAACTAGCGTGAAATTAGATGATATTCAAGCAGCAATTGCAGATGCTGATATCAGCAATCAAACTGGGGCAGAGGCAGCAATTGCTACTTTAGATGAGAATATTGCTAAGATTTCTACTGGACGTTCTAAGCTTGGTGCATACCAAAACCGATTAGAGCATTCTATTGCGAACTTGGACAATGCTGCAGAGAATTTGACAGCTGCTGAATCTCGTATTCGTGACGTGGATATGGCGAAAGAAATGATGGAGCAAACAAGATCATCCATTCTATCTCAAGCAGCTCAAGCAATGCTTGCGCAGGCTAACCAAACACCGCAAAATGTGCTTCAATTGCTACGTTAA
- the csrA gene encoding carbon storage regulator CsrA: MLILSRKKDESILIGSDIEITVVSVQGDQVKLGIKAPKQVDVYRKELFEEIQHENVEAAEVTVNIGDLINNSKNRTKDS, translated from the coding sequence ATGCTTATTCTATCGAGGAAAAAAGATGAATCCATATTAATCGGTTCCGATATTGAAATTACAGTTGTTTCTGTACAGGGCGATCAGGTTAAGCTTGGCATTAAAGCCCCAAAGCAAGTCGACGTCTATCGAAAGGAACTATTTGAGGAAATTCAGCATGAAAATGTAGAAGCAGCGGAGGTTACGGTTAATATTGGAGATTTGATTAATAACTCTAAAAATAGGACGAAAGACTCATAG
- the flgL gene encoding flagellar hook-associated protein FlgL, with protein MRVTQSMVAANSLRNINKSYGSMAQYLEQLSTGKKITKASDDPVIAQKGMYYRTSLNEVEQYKRNLSEVYLWMDNSEASMDQGNKSFQRIRELMIQAKNDTNETTDREAIAKEIAQLKEDLVSVANTQVAGRYIFNGTSVNTAPVTSDANGVVVNSENDPYLVEVSRGIQLKANADPSQLFSQELFNTIGEIERELSEDDMDLDSLLQKFDGLVTTFSAERSDLGARYNRLELLESRIDNQEVLAKKVLSENEDVDMEKVYTDFITQESVHRAALQMGASIIQPSLVDFLR; from the coding sequence ATGAGAGTCACACAAAGTATGGTTGCAGCCAATTCTTTGCGGAATATCAATAAGAGCTATGGCTCGATGGCGCAATATCTTGAACAGCTATCAACAGGTAAAAAGATTACAAAGGCCTCCGATGATCCAGTGATTGCCCAAAAGGGGATGTATTATCGGACAAGCCTGAATGAAGTAGAGCAATATAAGCGCAATTTATCGGAAGTTTATCTTTGGATGGATAACTCAGAGGCTTCAATGGATCAGGGTAACAAAAGTTTTCAACGTATCCGTGAATTGATGATCCAGGCAAAAAATGATACAAACGAAACCACCGACCGGGAAGCCATCGCAAAGGAAATCGCTCAGCTGAAAGAGGACTTAGTATCCGTAGCAAATACGCAGGTTGCCGGGCGCTATATTTTTAATGGTACGAGTGTGAATACAGCACCTGTTACCTCCGATGCAAATGGTGTCGTGGTCAATTCAGAGAATGATCCCTATCTGGTGGAAGTATCAAGAGGAATTCAATTGAAGGCAAATGCAGATCCTTCTCAGCTATTCAGTCAGGAATTATTTAATACAATTGGAGAGATTGAGAGAGAGTTATCAGAGGATGATATGGATCTTGATTCTTTACTCCAGAAATTCGATGGTTTGGTTACTACCTTTTCAGCGGAACGCTCCGACCTTGGCGCCCGCTATAATCGCCTGGAGCTATTGGAATCCAGAATAGATAACCAGGAGGTATTGGCGAAAAAGGTACTGAGTGAAAATGAAGATGTAGACATGGAAAAGGTCTATACGGATTTTATTACGCAGGAAAGTGTGCACAGAGCTGCTTTACAAATGGGAGCGAGCATCATTCAGCCAAGCCTGGTTGATTTCTTACGATAA
- the fliW gene encoding flagellar assembly protein FliW, with protein sequence MKLTTKYHGEQVIEEKVIITFDEGIPGFPNEQKFVLLLLTDDQSFFVLQSVKTPNLAFVVTSPFLTYPDYEFKLDDEIVESLGVTEEHITVFSIVTAKEPFEESTINLQAPLIMDTKKGKGKQIILNQTNYQTRTPLFPKVESKGE encoded by the coding sequence GTGAAGCTGACAACAAAATATCATGGTGAGCAAGTGATCGAAGAAAAAGTTATCATTACCTTTGATGAAGGTATTCCCGGCTTTCCGAACGAACAGAAATTTGTGCTGCTTCTTTTAACAGATGATCAATCATTCTTTGTGCTTCAATCTGTGAAGACACCGAATCTAGCTTTCGTGGTTACAAGTCCGTTCCTAACCTACCCTGATTATGAATTTAAATTAGATGATGAAATTGTGGAATCATTAGGGGTAACAGAGGAACATATTACGGTGTTTTCGATTGTGACAGCGAAGGAGCCATTCGAGGAGTCAACGATTAATCTTCAGGCTCCGCTTATTATGGATACGAAGAAGGGTAAAGGAAAACAAATCATTCTGAATCAAACAAACTACCAAACTAGAACACCTTTATTTCCAAAAGTAGAAAGCAAGGGGGAGTAA
- the flgK gene encoding flagellar hook-associated protein FlgK, translating to MTSTFHGLETARRGLTTQQAALYVVGQNVANANTLGYSHQRVNMAAETAYPNPGMNREQIPGQMGTGVKAGSIQRVRESFLDVQYRSESTKLGYWTGRAEGLSKIEDVMDELKGTGLSDSIDSFWQSIQDLATNSVNSGGKAVVRERGIALADTFTYLNSSLNMVRSDLKNELNVTVEKANSMLGSIDQLNKQIAAIEPHGYLPNDLYDSRDLLIDELSSMMNIKVDYVKNGGNSQAQAMGSAVIKLNNGTAEPLTLVDSTTVNPIALMFNGEDGAVDTISIGGNAVPTATFISEGMLLSLLQTYGYTNTEGKLAGDLPDMIKELDHMAYTFATEFNKVHKDGLSAKELAAWKTALESDPAAKIEDFNEDILFFTDEYNADPQNVKGFASRIRISDEIKESYDYIANASVATPNDGDASNLLKLADVFYEKLNYKDALADSSPAAEKESLGAYLQSIIGTLAVKTEQADRLSVNSATLLQNVSDRRSSVSAVSLDEEMTNMVQFQQAYNASARMITMIDECLDKIINGLGVGGR from the coding sequence ATGACATCAACCTTTCATGGGTTAGAAACAGCCAGGCGCGGACTGACGACTCAGCAGGCAGCTTTATATGTAGTGGGCCAAAACGTTGCCAATGCCAATACACTCGGATATTCACACCAACGGGTTAACATGGCAGCGGAAACGGCTTACCCAAACCCGGGTATGAACCGCGAACAAATTCCTGGTCAAATGGGTACCGGTGTTAAAGCGGGCTCCATTCAGCGGGTTCGTGAAAGCTTTTTGGATGTTCAATATAGAAGCGAAAGCACGAAGCTAGGATATTGGACGGGGAGAGCGGAAGGGTTAAGCAAAATAGAGGATGTCATGGACGAGCTTAAGGGAACAGGGCTTAGTGATTCCATTGATTCATTTTGGCAATCCATACAGGACTTGGCCACCAATTCTGTCAACTCAGGTGGTAAAGCTGTTGTACGTGAGCGAGGAATTGCACTGGCTGATACGTTTACCTACCTGAACAGCTCCCTAAATATGGTCCGCTCCGATTTGAAGAATGAATTGAATGTGACGGTTGAAAAGGCCAATAGCATGCTGGGAAGCATCGACCAGCTTAATAAACAAATTGCAGCGATTGAACCGCATGGCTATTTGCCGAATGATTTATACGATTCCCGTGATTTGTTGATTGATGAACTATCCTCCATGATGAATATAAAGGTCGATTATGTGAAAAACGGCGGTAATTCACAGGCGCAGGCAATGGGATCGGCTGTAATAAAGCTAAATAACGGCACGGCTGAACCGTTGACTTTGGTTGATTCTACTACAGTTAATCCTATTGCTTTAATGTTTAATGGGGAGGATGGTGCGGTGGATACCATTTCAATTGGTGGGAATGCAGTACCTACTGCTACCTTTATCTCTGAGGGCATGCTGCTGTCCCTTTTGCAAACATACGGATATACAAATACAGAAGGAAAACTGGCAGGGGATTTGCCGGATATGATTAAAGAACTTGATCATATGGCTTATACCTTTGCGACAGAGTTTAATAAGGTTCATAAGGATGGTCTAAGTGCGAAGGAGCTTGCAGCCTGGAAAACAGCTCTCGAGAGTGATCCAGCTGCGAAGATAGAAGATTTTAATGAAGATATTCTGTTTTTTACTGATGAGTATAATGCTGATCCTCAGAACGTCAAGGGTTTTGCCAGCCGCATTCGAATATCCGATGAAATAAAAGAAAGCTACGATTATATTGCTAATGCGTCCGTTGCTACTCCTAATGATGGTGATGCAAGCAATCTATTGAAGCTTGCAGATGTCTTTTATGAAAAGCTCAATTATAAGGATGCATTAGCTGACTCTTCTCCAGCTGCTGAAAAAGAAAGTTTAGGCGCTTACCTGCAAAGTATTATAGGAACATTGGCTGTTAAAACGGAACAGGCGGATCGATTATCTGTGAACAGTGCGACCCTGTTGCAGAATGTCAGCGACCGACGTTCTTCCGTCAGTGCAGTTTCATTGGATGAAGAAATGACCAATATGGTTCAATTTCAGCAGGCATATAATGCATCAGCACGAATGATTACGATGATTGATGAATGTCTCGATAAAATAATCAACGGCCTTGGCGTCGGTGGCAGGTAG